The following nucleotide sequence is from Paenibacillus andongensis.
ATGCTTTTTTTCTTTAAATAGCTCATATTCGTAAATTCCTGCGATTGTGCAGGCTTTTCGAACTTTTATTAATTTCAGGATGGAAAAGCTAAAAATTCCTGCATATTAGCAGGCTTTTCCACTTCTGAAACGATTTTAGCAAAATACCTGCAATTTCGCAGTTATTTTAGGCCTTTGAATAAAAGTTCTCCTAGAACGAACAGTAAGTAGTCCTTTTATACCCAACATCCATTTCTCCTTATGAACAAAAATAGGTGTTTATACGAAAGACCAAAGACACAGCCTGAGGTTTTTCTTATTTTGGTTTGAACGCTTTTGCAGCAAATTATTCCAAACGCTTCACGGCTTGTCATTTCGATGTACAATATACAGGAGAATGATTGTCTGCCATCACATGAATACATACAAAAAAATATTTTGCTCAAGTTCTGAACTTTTTGCGACGAAAAACCGTTATATGTATCGAGAAGACGGGTAATGTGGTATAGATAGAGAAGGAAAAAAGATCATCCAACAAAAAGGACTTGTGATTTCATGAAATGTACTCGACACCTTTGGCTCATTGTACTCATGATGCTTGTTGTGGGACTTACAGGGATAACTAAAGCAGAAGCAGCCTACCCGGTGTCGACAGATCCTATGAGGGTGAAACAAACCTATCTGGACATGATCCACAGCGATCAAGCATGGGCTGCGGCAGGAGATTCCCGGACGCCGATTGTCGTAGCGGTCGTCGATACGGGCGTTGATCTTGCACATCCTGATTTAGTAGGCAGTTTGGTCGATGGTGTGAACTTGCTTCAGCCTTCGAAAAAGCCTCAAGATGATAATGGACATGGAACAAACGTAGCAGGTATCATTGCGGCCACGTTCAATAACGATAAAGGGATTGCTGGTATAGCCCCTAATGCCAAGATTATGCCAATCAAAGCGTTGGAGGCTGACGGTACAGGCGGCGAAGCCAAGCTTGGCGAAGGCATTAAGTACGCCGTGGATCATGGTGCGAAAATAGTCGTGCTTTCCCTAGGGTTGAACAAATATTCCGAGTATATGGAAGGCATTGTGCAGTATGCAGAGGAGCGCAATGTACTACTTGTTGCCGCTGTTGGCAATGAGAGTTCAAGTGTGAAATACCCTGCGGCCTATCCAACAGTTCTAGCTGTAGGGGGCGTTAATTCGGAAAAGCATGCTGACGCTCGATCGAACTTTGGTCCAGAGCTGGATCTTGTGGCGCCTTGGGATGTATACACAACAGCACTTGGCGGCGGCTATCAGTATCAAGATGGAAGCTCCATGTCTGCGCCCCAGGTTGCCGCAGCTGCAGCTTTGGTATGGGGCAAATACCCGAGTATGAATGTGTATCAAGTTCGTGCGCAGCTCGAGCAGACAGCTGAAGACCTGGAGTTGACGGGATGGGATCCCAAAACGGGCTATGGTTTGTTAAGAGTGGATTTAGCACTGACGAAGCCCTACAAAGAGGATCGTTTTGAGCCTAACGACACTACGAATCAGGCTGCCGTATTGTCGATTCATACAGCTTTTAAAGCTGAACTTAGCTCAGCACAAGACCAAGATTGGTATGCCATTGATGCGGCTTATGATGGGTTTATTAAATTATGGCTGAATAACGCAGATAGCTCGGGTATCCGAGTGCGTTTTGATTCCGGAGAAACGTTTATCGCGAATAGTTCAACGGACGGAAGTCAGCCTTTCACGGTCCCTGTGACCAAAGGGCGTACGTACGTACAGCTGCAGACGGTGGATCGTACCCGCAAGACGGCGTTAAATTACGCGATGCGAACGGATTTTGCTATTTATAAGGATCCATTTGAGGATAATGATAAGCAGTATAAAGCATTCGCTTTACCTGATCGGAGTCAAACGATCCGAGGTACTTTTCATCAAAAAGGAGATATGGATTGGTTTGCAATTTCCTTAGAACAATCAGGTACAATGCGAATCAGGCTATCCGTAGATACGGGGCGCATTGATCCGATGATCCTTTTTCAAAAGGAAGGGGAAAAGTCGATTACGATCGACCAAGCCGGAGATGGAGGTACCGAGGTCAGCTCTCTAATGGATCTGCTCCCTGGTCAATATTACATTCGTGTCAGTAATGTGAAGGACTACTCCGAGCCCATTACGGGGGAGTACACGTTAGATATTGAGTACACCCCGAAGCTGATCGATCCGAATGAACCGAATGATAAATCGTATCAAGCTACTTTTGCAGCGATGAATTCCGTGTATGAGGGTGTATTTAGTAAAATTGATGATGTGGATTGGTTCGAATTCCGTATGAGCAAAGACGGTCTCGCCCAAGTGCGTTTAACGAACATACCGACATCACGCATTTTATATGCAACGCTATATGATAGTTCTTTGAAGGAACAAGGCTTTTATCGAAATGATTATGGTTCGGATCAATTTTTTATTGAGAAAACACTACCTGCAGGCACCTATTATATCAAGCTTCAAGCGAACCAGTGGTTTATGAGTCAAATGTATAGGCTAAAAGTAGGCAGTTACACGCTGGTGAGCGGATTTGTCGATATTGATGGGCATTGGGCAAAGGATGCCATTAGTAAGCTTACAGAGCAAGGTGTGATTAGCGGTTACGGAAACTACCGTTTTGCTCCAAATCAGCCCATTACACGTGCGGAGGCAGCAACGGTATTGACGCGAGCTTTGAAGCTGTCTAAGCGCCAAGAGCTGCGGTTCAGCGATATGGATGCTTCGCATTGGGCTTACGATTATGTAGCCAAAGCGGTTCAAGCGAATATTGTTGACGGTTACCCGGATGGAACATTTGGGCCTGACCGTACGCTTACACGTATGGAGATGACACAGATGCTTGCCCGAAGTATGAATATGACTGGGAAACGACGGGGCAACTCACCTTTTAGCGATGTGAATGATACGTATTGGGGTGTGGGGATCCTGAAACAAATGTCGGCGGATGGTTGGAT
It contains:
- a CDS encoding S8 family peptidase; protein product: MKCTRHLWLIVLMMLVVGLTGITKAEAAYPVSTDPMRVKQTYLDMIHSDQAWAAAGDSRTPIVVAVVDTGVDLAHPDLVGSLVDGVNLLQPSKKPQDDNGHGTNVAGIIAATFNNDKGIAGIAPNAKIMPIKALEADGTGGEAKLGEGIKYAVDHGAKIVVLSLGLNKYSEYMEGIVQYAEERNVLLVAAVGNESSSVKYPAAYPTVLAVGGVNSEKHADARSNFGPELDLVAPWDVYTTALGGGYQYQDGSSMSAPQVAAAAALVWGKYPSMNVYQVRAQLEQTAEDLELTGWDPKTGYGLLRVDLALTKPYKEDRFEPNDTTNQAAVLSIHTAFKAELSSAQDQDWYAIDAAYDGFIKLWLNNADSSGIRVRFDSGETFIANSSTDGSQPFTVPVTKGRTYVQLQTVDRTRKTALNYAMRTDFAIYKDPFEDNDKQYKAFALPDRSQTIRGTFHQKGDMDWFAISLEQSGTMRIRLSVDTGRIDPMILFQKEGEKSITIDQAGDGGTEVSSLMDLLPGQYYIRVSNVKDYSEPITGEYTLDIEYTPKLIDPNEPNDKSYQATFAAMNSVYEGVFSKIDDVDWFEFRMSKDGLAQVRLTNIPTSRILYATLYDSSLKEQGFYRNDYGSDQFFIEKTLPAGTYYIKLQANQWFMSQMYRLKVGSYTLVSGFVDIDGHWAKDAISKLTEQGVISGYGNYRFAPNQPITRAEAATVLTRALKLSKRQELRFSDMDASHWAYDYVAKAVQANIVDGYPDGTFGPDRTLTRMEMTQMLARSMNMTGKRRGNSPFSDVNDTYWGVGILKQMSADGWISGYSDGTFRPDEQATRAEFVTLLAKVINR